A single Carnobacterium alterfunditum DSM 5972 DNA region contains:
- a CDS encoding THUMP domain-containing class I SAM-dependent RNA methyltransferase translates to MKTFKLVATAASGIEALVGKEIKDLGYECQVENGKVFFEGTEKDIAKTNLWLRTADRVKIIVGEFDAYEFDELFEKTKALPWEDLLPMDANFPVAGKSIKSKLYSVSDCQSIVKKAIVDRLSDVYHRNTRLPETGSLYQLEVALLKDKVTLTLDTTGPSLFKRGYRTAKGGAPLKENMAAALVQLTNWRKDRPFYDPVCGSGTIVIEAALIGHNIAPGSNRSFSCEEWEWFDQSVFEEVRAEAEAAVDHDIELDIMGTDIDGTMIDIAKVNADEAGVGSSITFKQMQLADFTTEKEYGVILANPPYGERLGEEEEVQKLYKQMGQVYRPLKTWSKYIITSDLAFETFYGEKATKKRKLYNGALRTDLFQFWGERPPRAPRK, encoded by the coding sequence ATGAAAACTTTTAAACTCGTTGCAACGGCGGCCAGTGGGATAGAGGCCTTAGTAGGAAAAGAAATCAAAGATTTAGGATATGAATGCCAAGTAGAAAATGGAAAAGTCTTCTTTGAAGGAACCGAAAAAGATATTGCTAAGACAAATCTTTGGTTAAGAACGGCTGATCGGGTCAAAATCATTGTTGGTGAATTTGATGCGTATGAATTTGATGAACTATTTGAGAAAACAAAAGCCTTACCATGGGAAGACTTATTACCAATGGATGCTAACTTTCCTGTAGCAGGAAAGTCGATAAAATCAAAATTATACAGTGTATCAGATTGTCAATCAATTGTGAAAAAAGCAATCGTTGATCGATTAAGTGATGTTTATCACCGTAATACACGTTTACCAGAAACGGGCTCTTTGTACCAATTAGAAGTAGCATTATTAAAAGACAAGGTTACATTAACATTAGATACAACAGGACCAAGTTTATTTAAACGGGGATACCGGACTGCTAAAGGTGGAGCACCATTGAAAGAAAATATGGCTGCGGCTCTGGTCCAATTAACCAATTGGCGTAAAGATCGTCCTTTCTATGATCCAGTTTGTGGTTCAGGTACAATCGTTATTGAAGCAGCATTGATTGGACATAATATTGCTCCAGGATCCAATCGTTCATTTAGCTGTGAGGAATGGGAATGGTTTGATCAAAGCGTCTTTGAAGAAGTTCGTGCTGAAGCTGAAGCTGCTGTAGATCACGATATCGAACTTGATATTATGGGAACAGATATTGATGGTACTATGATCGATATTGCTAAGGTAAATGCGGATGAAGCAGGAGTAGGCAGCAGCATTACATTCAAACAAATGCAGTTAGCTGATTTTACGACTGAAAAAGAATATGGTGTTATTTTAGCTAATCCTCCTTATGGGGAAAGATTAGGCGAAGAAGAAGAGGTTCAAAAGTTGTACAAACAGATGGGCCAAGTATATCGTCCGTTAAAAACTTGGAGTAAATATATTATTACAAGTGACTTAGCTTTTGAAACATTTTATGGAGAAAAAGCTACTAAAAAACGTAAACTATATAATGGAGCCTTAAGGACTGATTTATTCCAATTTTGGGGCGAACGTCCTCCTAGAGCACCGCGTAAATAA
- a CDS encoding ribonuclease HI family protein, with protein MIKMYTDASTKNDPGPSGVGIVISADHRYNQLSIPLENKISNHEAEFEALLKGLTYLIEYKLNDETLMMYTDSKLLASAINKSYVKKDVFKGYLTLIQEKLNYFPLFFIQWIPESHNKGADHLAKQALQKIVSKK; from the coding sequence ATGATCAAAATGTATACCGATGCTTCAACAAAAAATGATCCTGGTCCTAGTGGTGTAGGAATTGTAATCAGCGCTGACCATAGATACAATCAATTATCTATTCCGCTTGAGAATAAAATAAGCAATCACGAAGCTGAATTCGAAGCTCTTTTAAAGGGCCTCACTTACTTGATCGAATACAAGTTGAATGACGAAACTTTAATGATGTACACAGATAGTAAACTATTAGCCTCTGCCATTAATAAAAGCTACGTAAAAAAAGATGTTTTCAAAGGTTATTTAACTCTTATTCAAGAAAAACTCAACTATTTTCCTCTTTTTTTTATTCAATGGATTCCAGAGTCACATAATAAAGGTGCAGATCATTTAGCTAAGCAAGCCTTACAAAAAATAGTTTCAAAAAAATAA
- a CDS encoding EbsA family protein yields MDDNSRVKFSLSLEPAFQIIYWSVCWLVFFSVLILFLETQTIDLIIIVLLIFLGVLLFYGFGSTLRMKNDNLESSYFRGIKKKSIPLTEIKKIAFSAKRKIVLFTDQGKSVSYIYLNTKNKKKFHEYIKNKAPSIQLEEPNS; encoded by the coding sequence TTGGATGATAATTCTCGTGTAAAATTTTCGCTTTCATTAGAACCTGCTTTTCAAATCATTTATTGGTCAGTTTGCTGGCTAGTTTTTTTTTCAGTGCTTATTTTATTTTTGGAAACCCAAACGATTGATCTGATCATAATTGTTTTGCTTATTTTTTTGGGAGTTCTTTTATTTTATGGCTTTGGTTCTACTCTAAGAATGAAAAATGATAATTTGGAAAGTAGTTATTTTAGAGGTATTAAAAAAAAGAGTATCCCTTTAACAGAAATAAAAAAAATAGCATTTTCCGCTAAGAGAAAGATTGTTTTATTTACTGATCAAGGTAAATCAGTTTCTTATATTTATTTAAACACAAAGAATAAAAAGAAATTTCATGAGTATATTAAAAATAAAGCACCGTCGATTCAGTTAGAAGAACCAAATAGTTAG
- a CDS encoding cold-shock protein, with amino-acid sequence MENGTVKWFSNEKGYGFIEYNETEDIFIHFTGIVSDEGFKYLNGGQHVSFEILEGNHGPQATNVIVLD; translated from the coding sequence ATGGAAAATGGAACAGTCAAATGGTTCAGTAATGAAAAAGGGTACGGATTTATTGAATATAACGAAACCGAAGATATTTTTATTCACTTCACGGGTATAGTTAGTGATGAAGGATTTAAATATTTGAATGGTGGGCAACATGTTTCATTTGAAATCTTGGAAGGCAACCATGGCCCTCAAGCGACTAACGTCATTGTCCTTGACTAG